CCGGAGGCAGTTACGGACTCGCAGGCGGCCCCGTATCGACCTCTTCCGAGGAGGGCGGCGTGTATTCCACGAGCGTCGCCACGGCGGCGCCGATCTTGAGCTTGGTCTTGATTCTCAGAAGAAGCCGGCGCTCGTCCAGCGAGTACCATATCCAAAGCTTCCCCTTCCTGCGAAAGAACCCTTTGGGGTTAAAATCCATCCGGGGCTGGACGCGGAGGGCCTCGAAGGCACCGAGCGGCGTCTTGATTTTTTCCACCTTCTCCGCATGAAGGGTAAGAAGGTATTTCTCGCCGTCCGAGTGCACCAGGATGGCCTGCACGTCCCCCGGCTCCATGGGCATGCCGCGCACGCGCAGAACGCCCGACATGATGTCGAGGAGGCAGGGATGGTCGATGGGCTCGGTCTTGCTTTTTTCGGGACGCAGGCGGTCGGTGAAGCGTGCGACACCCGCCTCGTGGTCGAAGGTGGTGATGTCGTCCCCGCGGCGCTTGCCCTCGGCGGAGACGGTGGCCGTCGAGTGGATGCGCAGAGGGTTCGCCAGAAGGAGCGACTCGACGCGGTTGTCGATCTTGTGGAACCACCGTATGGGGCCTTGGGTGGAGACCGTCGTCACGATGCGAAAGAATTTCGGATGCGTCCGGTCGAGGGAGACCTCGATGGCCATGTCTCCCGCATGGGAGAACCAGCTCCAGCTCGCGCGGTATTTGAAAGCTTCGCCCGGCCGGAACGACGCCGCGACCGCTTCCGGAGACGGGCATGGCGCAGGGGCGGGCTCTTCGGCGGTCTGGCCGAAC
The DNA window shown above is from Acidobacteriota bacterium and carries:
- a CDS encoding DUF3108 domain-containing protein, producing the protein MRKPAAPLSLGLWAAALLWLGASFPAGHAFGQTAEEPAPAPCPSPEAVAASFRPGEAFKYRASWSWFSHAGDMAIEVSLDRTHPKFFRIVTTVSTQGPIRWFHKIDNRVESLLLANPLRIHSTATVSAEGKRRGDDITTFDHEAGVARFTDRLRPEKSKTEPIDHPCLLDIMSGVLRVRGMPMEPGDVQAILVHSDGEKYLLTLHAEKVEKIKTPLGAFEALRVQPRMDFNPKGFFRRKGKLWIWYSLDERRLLLRIKTKLKIGAAVATLVEYTPPSSEEVDTGPPASP